The genomic interval GGATGTTGATCGTCAACGGCCAGAGGCCGATGTCCGGCACCAGCCCCATCGACCGCGCCTCCGGCTGGCCGATCACCGCGTCGTCGGTGGCGTAGACCAGGTCGCAGCACATCGCGAACTGCAGGCCGCCGCCGATGCAGAATCCCTGGATCTGGGCGATGGTCGCCTTCGGCGAGCGCCAGAGCCGCAGGGTGCCGTCGCTCACCCGGTCCATGTCGAGCAGGTCCTCGGAGAAGCCGCGCTCGACCCGGTTGTCGCTGCCGGGCTGCAGTTCCCAGCCGGCGCAGAACCCGCGGCCGGCGCCCTTGACGATGATGACCCGGATGTCGTCGTCCGCCTCCAGCTCGTCCAGCGCGCGGAGGTAGGCGGTGAACATCGCCGGGGTGAAGGTGTTCAGCCGGTCCGGCCGGTTGAAGACGATACGCCCGATACGGTCGTCCTTCTCGACCAGCAGCACCTGTTCGGGTTCGTTCATGCGAAGTCACCGCCCTCCGGCGCGCCGGTGGACTCCTCGACCGCGCCGGTGTCCAGTGGCACGTAGGCGGCCAGCGCGTCGACGACGATCTGCGGCAGGTTGGTTCCGGCGGCGGCCAGCCGCTCGTCGAGCAGCTGCCGTTCGTCGCCGGACAGGGCGAATTCGATGAACAGGTGGGTCCAGACCCGCCGCTCGCCGCCCCGCGCCGCGACGGACTGGGGCGCCGGCTCGTGGAACCCGTTGTCGGTCGCGAGATCCCCGCCGGCGGCGCTCATGCGTCCGCCTTGGCGTAGAACTGGGACGCCCACCGGCGCAGGTCGGCGACCGCACCCTCGCCGCGGGCGAGCTTCGGGCTCTCCCGGTAGATCTTGTGCTCCCAGACGGGGATGTCCTGCTCGATCTGGAAGTGGTAGTCCTTCATGAACGACTTCGACGCGTTCGACG from Nakamurella alba carries:
- a CDS encoding enoyl-CoA hydratase-related protein produces the protein MNEPEQVLLVEKDDRIGRIVFNRPDRLNTFTPAMFTAYLRALDELEADDDIRVIIVKGAGRGFCAGWELQPGSDNRVERGFSEDLLDMDRVSDGTLRLWRSPKATIAQIQGFCIGGGLQFAMCCDLVYATDDAVIGQPEARSMGLVPDIGLWPLTINIRRTKELVMCGDNITGREAAEMGMINASRPADQLEEYVEWMARRLSSLDTETIALQKLAMNQLADLQGLTTMIGIGKSNDLIQHKQRGRAAFAETAKQDGIRAALRKRDDPFGGVGVAQSTAWEAFRRSTAATTEET